From the genome of Triticum aestivum cultivar Chinese Spring chromosome 3B, IWGSC CS RefSeq v2.1, whole genome shotgun sequence, one region includes:
- the LOC123069992 gene encoding uncharacterized protein produces the protein MASLPQEFATFVVNYNMSPGTWDIEKTIAMCVQEEDRLKAAHGGSINYVKDWKKKNYNQNNKSSPSKNGKAPYQHQQQPFSVDKDTCLHCKQKGHYKKDCAAWLKSVMAKRGIPFDANYAKKRKTH, from the exons ATGGCTTCACTGCCACAGGAGTTTGCAACTTTTGTTGTAAACTATaatatgtcacctggaacatgggacattgaaaagacaatagcaatgtgtgtccaagaagaggacagACTCAAAGCCGCACATGGTGGTTCAATCAACTATGTGAAGGATtggaagaaaaagaactacaatcaaaacaacaaaagttCTCCTTCAAAGAATGGAAAAGCCCCCTATCAGCATCAGCAACAGCCTTTCTCAGTGGACAAAGACACGTGTCTCCACTGCAAGCAGAAAgggcattacaagaaagactgCGCTGCTTGGCTGAAGTCAGTCATGGCAAAAAGAG ggattccattcgacgcgaactacgctaagaagcgaaagacgcattga